From a single Chlorocebus sabaeus isolate Y175 chromosome X, mChlSab1.0.hap1, whole genome shotgun sequence genomic region:
- the GSPT2 gene encoding eukaryotic peptide chain release factor GTP-binding subunit ERF3B: protein MDSGSSSSDSAPDCWDQVDMEAPGSAPSGDGVSSAVAEAQREPLSSAFSRQLNVNAKPFVPNVHAAEFVPSFLRGPTQPPTLPAGSGSNDETCTGAGYPQGKRMGRGAPVEPSREEPLVSLEGSNSAVTMELSEPVVENGEVEMALEESWEHSKEVSEAEPGGGSSGDSGPPEESGQEMMEEKEEIRKSKYMIVPSGAPKKEHVNVVFIGHVDAGKSTIGGQIMFLTGMVDKRTLEKYEREAKEKNRETWYLSWALDTNQEERDKGKTVEVGRAYFETERKHFTILDAPGHKSFVPNMIGGASQADLAVLVISARKGEFETGFEKGGQTREHAMLAKTAGVKHLIVLINKMDDPTVNWSIERYEECKEKLVPFLKKVGFSPKKDIHFMPCSGLTGANIKEQSDFCPWYTGLPFIPYLDNLPNFNRSIDGPIRLPIVDKYKDMGTVVLGKLESGSIFKGQQLVMMPNKHNVEVLGILSDDTETDFVAPGENLKIRLKGIEEEEILPGFILCDPSNLCHSGRTFDVQIVIIEHKSIICPGYNAVLHIHTCIEEVEITALISLVDKKSGEKSKTRPRFVKQDQVCIARLRTAGTICLETFKDFPQMGRFTLRDEGKTIAIGKVLKLVPEKD from the coding sequence ATGGAttcaggcagcagcagcagcgactCGGCGCCCGATTGCTGGGACCAGGTGGACATGGAAGCCCCGGGGTCGGCCCCGAGCGGGGATGGAGTCTCCTCTGCGGTGGCCGAGGCCCAGCGCGAGCCCCTCAGCTCGGCCTTCAGCCGTCAGCTCAACGTCAACGCCAAGCCCTTCGTGCCTAACGTACATGCCGCGGAGTTCGTGCCGTCCTTCCTGCGGGGCCCGACTCAGCCGCCCACCCTCCCGGCCGGCTCCGGCAGCAACGATGAAACCTGCACCGGCGCGGGATATCCTCAAGGTAAAAGGATGGGACGGGGGGCACCTGTGGAACCTTCCCGAGAGGAACCGTTAGTGTCGCTTGAAGGTTCCAATTCAGCCGTTACCATGGAACTTTCAGAACCTGTTGTAGAAAATGGAGAGGTGGAAATGGCCCTAGAAGAATCATGGGAGCACAGTAAAGAAGTAAGTGAAGCTGAGCCTGGGGGTGGTTCCTCGGGAGATTCGGGGCCCCCAGAAGAAAGTGGCCAGGAAATGatggaggaaaaagaggaaataagaaaatCCAAATATATGATTGTACCCTCAGGTGCTCCTAAGAAAGAACACGTAAATGTAGTATTCATTGGCCATGTAGACGCTGGCAAGTCAACCATCGGAGGACAGATAATGTTTTTGACTGGAATGGTTGACAAAAGAACACTGGAGAAATATGAAAGAGAagctaaggagaaaaacagagaaacatgGTATTTGTCCTGGGCCTTAGATACAAATCAGGAAGAACGAGACAAGGGTAAAACAGTCGAAGTGGGTCGTgcttattttgaaacagaaaggaaacattTCACAATTTTAGATGCCCCTGGCCACAAGAGTTTTGTCCCAAATATGATTGGTGGTGCTTCTCAAGCTGATTTGGCTGTGCTGGTCATCTCTGCCAGGAAAGGAGAGTTTGAAACTGGATTTGAAAAAGGTGGACAGACAAGAGAACATGCGATGTTGGCAAAAACGGCAGGGGTAAAACATTTAATAGTGCTTATTAATAAGATGGATGATCCCACAGTAAATTGGAGCATCGAGAGATAtgaagaatgtaaagaaaaactGGTACCCTTTTTGAAAAAAGTCGGCTTCAGTCCAAAAAAGGACATTCACTTTATGCCCTGCTCAGGACTGACCGGAGCAAATATTAAAGAGCAATCAGATTTCTGCCCTTGGTACACTGGATTACCATTTATTCCGTATTTGGATAACTTGCCAAACTTCAACAGATCAATTGATGGACCCATAAGACTGCCAATTGTGGATAAGTACAAGGATATGGGCACTGTGGTCCTGGGAAAGCTGGAATCTGGGTCCATTTTTAAAGGCCAGCAGCTTGTGATGATGCCAAACAAGCACAATGTAGAAGTTCTTGGAATACTTTCTGATGATACTGAAACTGATTTTGTAGCCCCAGGTGAAAACCTCAAAATCAGACTGAAGGGAATTGAAGAAGAAGAGATTCTTCCAGGATTCATACTTTGTGATCCTAGTAACCTCTGCCATTCTGGACGCACGTTTGATGTTCAGATAGTGATTATTGAGCACAAATCCATCATCTGCCCAGGTTATAATGCGGTGCTGCACATTCATACTTGCATTGAGGAAGTTGAGATAACAGCCTTAATCTCCTTGGTAGACAAAAAATCAGGAGAAAAAAGTAAGACACGACCCCGCTTCGTGAAACAAGATCAAGTATGCATTGCTCGTTTAAGGACAGCAGGAACCATCTGCCTCGAGACGTTCAAAGATTTTCCTCAGATGGGTCGTTTTACTTTAAGAGATGAGGGTAAGACCATTGCAATTGGAAAAGTTCTGAAACTGGTCCCAGAGAAGGACTAA